GGAAGACGCCGCTAACGCCGGCGGCCCCACCCGCCTGCAATCCTAAGTCGTCTTTTCGTCAAGCAGCGACGAAACGAACTCGAACAGGCCCGGCCGGCGATCGCGGCGCAGGCGTTCCGCCGTCACGATCGCCCGCACTTCCGCGAAAGCCCGGTCCAGGTCGTCGTTGACGACGACGTAGTCGTACTCGCGCCAGTGCTCGATCTCGATCTTCGCGTTGTTCAGCCGGCGCTCGATCGACTCGGCCGCATCTTCCGCGCGCCGCTGCAGCCGCGCCTTCAGCTCCGCCATCGAAGGCGGCAGGATGAAGATCGAGACGATGTCGCCGCGCATCTTCTCCTTGAGCTGCACCGCGCCCTGCCAGTCGATATCGAACAGCATGTCGCGGCCATCGGCCATCGCCCTTTCCGCCGGCTTGCGGGGAGTCGCATAGAAGTTGCCGTGCACCTCCGCCCATTCCAGCAGTTCGTCGTTCTCACGCAGGAACTCGAACTCGCGCTGATCGCGGAAATGGTAGTGCACCCCGTCTATCTCGCTGCCGCGCCGCTGGCGCGTCGTCACGCTCACCGACAGCTCGAAGCCATGGTCGATTTCCAGCAGGTTGCGGGCAATAGTGGACTTTCCTGCCCCCGATGGGGAGGAAAGCACCAGCATCAGCCCCCTGCGGCTGATGCCATCCGCTGACTTCGGTCGCGTCATTCCTCGATCTACTCCAAATTCTGGACCTGTTCGCGAAACTGGTCGACGACCGCCTTCAGTTCGAGGCCGATCGCGGTCACCGAGGCCGCATTCGATTTCGAACACAAGGTATTAGATTCGCGATTGAATTCCTGCGCCAGGAAGTCGAGCTTGCGGCCCACCGCTCCGCCGGCGGCCAGCAGCGCGCGGCCGGACGCGACATGCGTCTTGAGACGATCGATCTCCTCGCGAATGTCAGCCTTGGTCGCCAGGAACGCCGCTTCGGCGTGGAGGCGAGCCTCGTCGAGGCCGGCAGCCGCGTCGAGCAGCAGGCTAACCTGCTCGGCCAGCTTCCTCCGGATCGACTCGACCTCACGCGACGGGTCGGCTTCGGCCTTGAGCGTCAGCGCTTCCATCTGGTCGAGGTGAGAGGACAGCAAGGCGCCCAGGGCTTCCCCTTCGCGCTGACGCGCCGCCTCCAAGTCGGAAAGCGCCGTATCGAACACGGCAAGGATCGCCACGTCCAGCGCGGCGCGGCCCTCTTCGCTCTCCACCGCCTCCGGAATATCCAGCACGCCGCGTAGTGCGAGCAGGCCGTCGGCGCTCGCCGGAGCCGCCCCGAACTGCTCCTGGAGACGCTTCGCAAGACCCGCCAAGTCCTTGAGAAATGCCTCGTTGACGACAGGCTGAACCTGGATAGCGGGCCGCGTCAGCGTGAGCGTCGCCTGGAAGTTGCCCCGCGCGAAGGTCTTCTGGAGCCTCTGGCGCGTCACCGGCTCGATCCGCTCGAAGCCCGGCGGCAGGCGGAAACGGCCGTCGGCGCTCTTGCCATTCACCGATTTCACTTCCCACGCGATCTGCGCGCCGGCGAACTGTGCGCTGGCGCGCGCAAATCCGGTCATGCTCTGCAATTTCATTGCGAGCGCCCCCTATTTAGAGACCGGCTACTGGCCGGTGGTCGATGCTGCGCCCTGCGAGGCGGCGGCTGCCGCCTCCGCGGCCTTCTTCTTCTCGATCACCCGCCAGCGCGCCACGTTCTCATTGTGCTCATCGAGGGTCTTGGCGAAGACGTGGCCGCCGGTCCCGTCCGCGACGAAGTAGAGGTCTGCGGTCTGCGATGGGTTGGCGACCGCTTCGAGCGCGGCGCGGCCGGGATTTGCAATTGGCGTCGGCGGCAGGCCGTTGATGAGATAGGTGTTGTACGGCGTCTGCTTCTTCAGGTCGGACTGGGTGATCGGCTTTTCGGCGGGCTTACCCTTGCCGCCGTAGATGCCGTAGATGATCGTCGGATCCGACTGCAGGCGCATGCCCTTGTTGAGCCTGTTGACGAAGACGGCCGCCACACGCGAGCGCTCGTCGGCGACGCCCGTCTCCTTTTCCACGATGGACGCGAGGATGACAAACTCATCCCTGTTGGCCAGCGGCAGGTCGCGGGCGCGCCTATTCCAGATGTCCTCGACCAGTTTGTCCTGGTCGGCAAGCAGCTTGTCGACGATCTGCTGGCGGGTGGTGCCGCGCGTAAAGCGTTGCGTGTCCGCGGCAAGGCTGCCCTCGACAGGAACAGAAGCCGGCATGTCGCCCGACAAGGCCTCGTGTTCCGCGATCCGCTGGAAGGCCTGCTCCACCGTCAGCCCCTCCGGGATGGTCAACGAATAGAGGATCGATTTGCCGCTCTTCAGCACTTCCATGATGTCGCGCATGGAAGCGCCGGCCTTGACCTCATACTCGCCGGCCTTCAGCTTTCCGTCTGCACCCAAGGCGCGCGTGCCGAGCCAGAAGATTCGCGCATCGGAGATGAGGCCGCGGCGTTCGAGCTGATCGGCAATGTCCTGGACGCCGGAGTTCGGCTTGATCAGCACCGTGGATGCCGTCGTCGACGGCCCTGGCGCCTCGAATGTTCGCTTTCCGAAGTAGAGAGCGACGACCGCCGCGATCGCCACCAGGAAGAGGGCCGAAACGACGAAGTTCAGGAACACCACGAACTGGTTGCGAGATCCCCGCGACCGTTTCGGAGGTGGCGTGCCAGCCTCGGGGCGCAACGCATCGCTGGCGGATTTCGGCACGATCGTCTGCGCGCCATCGGCGGCTCTGCCGAAACTGCCGGTGCTTTCGGTTTCGATTGTCATCGGTCGACGGCGCTTTCTG
This portion of the Mesorhizobium shangrilense genome encodes:
- the gmk gene encoding guanylate kinase, giving the protein MTRPKSADGISRRGLMLVLSSPSGAGKSTIARNLLEIDHGFELSVSVTTRQRRGSEIDGVHYHFRDQREFEFLRENDELLEWAEVHGNFYATPRKPAERAMADGRDMLFDIDWQGAVQLKEKMRGDIVSIFILPPSMAELKARLQRRAEDAAESIERRLNNAKIEIEHWREYDYVVVNDDLDRAFAEVRAIVTAERLRRDRRPGLFEFVSSLLDEKTT
- a CDS encoding YicC/YloC family endoribonuclease, which produces MKLQSMTGFARASAQFAGAQIAWEVKSVNGKSADGRFRLPPGFERIEPVTRQRLQKTFARGNFQATLTLTRPAIQVQPVVNEAFLKDLAGLAKRLQEQFGAAPASADGLLALRGVLDIPEAVESEEGRAALDVAILAVFDTALSDLEAARQREGEALGALLSSHLDQMEALTLKAEADPSREVESIRRKLAEQVSLLLDAAAGLDEARLHAEAAFLATKADIREEIDRLKTHVASGRALLAAGGAVGRKLDFLAQEFNRESNTLCSKSNAASVTAIGLELKAVVDQFREQVQNLE
- the mltG gene encoding endolytic transglycosylase MltG, with the translated sequence MTIETESTGSFGRAADGAQTIVPKSASDALRPEAGTPPPKRSRGSRNQFVVFLNFVVSALFLVAIAAVVALYFGKRTFEAPGPSTTASTVLIKPNSGVQDIADQLERRGLISDARIFWLGTRALGADGKLKAGEYEVKAGASMRDIMEVLKSGKSILYSLTIPEGLTVEQAFQRIAEHEALSGDMPASVPVEGSLAADTQRFTRGTTRQQIVDKLLADQDKLVEDIWNRRARDLPLANRDEFVILASIVEKETGVADERSRVAAVFVNRLNKGMRLQSDPTIIYGIYGGKGKPAEKPITQSDLKKQTPYNTYLINGLPPTPIANPGRAALEAVANPSQTADLYFVADGTGGHVFAKTLDEHNENVARWRVIEKKKAAEAAAAASQGAASTTGQ